One genomic window of Pieris rapae chromosome 15, ilPieRapa1.1, whole genome shotgun sequence includes the following:
- the LOC110994701 gene encoding neural/ectodermal development factor IMP-L2-like: protein MFNLVSLLVTAALVSLQCSRQANALLERPKIIQHNNLESNEIPAPRRRELHKYVKIEQGLPESITNPESPLVLQCVIWGKPAPVVTWLKNGLAIADFEEDSNEIFSSHPSSVAGLMSKLVVPAPANGDVYTCVGTAGSKQKTNSTTIYTDEDSEELELPTAPLITAYYNSILQVTGTSVTLPCRHYSPTKAQVFWLDRDEELIFDHSRMRVLPSGDLLIKNLSFETDMGQYTCTVKNSFGTDTASTFLYVLRG from the exons atgttcaACTTAGTTTCGCTACTTGTCACCGCGGCGCTAGTGTCGCTGCAATGCTCCAGGCAAGCTAACGCACTCCTAGAAAGACCGAAGATAAttcaacataataatttagaatctAATG AAATCCCAGCCCCTCGTCGAAGAGAGCTTCACAAGTATGTGAAGATAGAACAAGGACTTCCTGAAAGTATCACTAATCCAGAATCACCCCTTGTACTGCAGTGTGTGATTTGGGGGAAACCTGCTCCCGTCGTCACCTGGCTGAAGAATGGACTTGCAATTGCTGAT tttgaAGAAGACTCTAACGAAATATTCAGTAGTCATCCTTCAAGCGTGGCAGGACTTATGAGCAAACTAGTGGTACCTGCACCAGCTAACGGCGATGTGTACACGTGTGTGGGCACGGCCGGTTCTAAGCAGAAGACTAATTCCACCACTATTTACACAGATGAAg ATTCCGAAGAATTAGAGCTACCAACAGCACCACTCATCACCGCGTACTACAACAGCATTCTGCAGGTGACGGGCACCAGCGTTACACTGCCTTGCCGGCACTACAGCCCTACAAAAGCGCAGGTCTTCTGGTTGGACAGAGATGAGGAACTCATCTTTGATCATTCCAGAATGAGG GTGCTGCCCTCTGGTGATTTGCTCATCAAGAACCTATCTTTTGAAACAGATATGGGTCAATACACGTGCACCGTCAAGAATAGCTTTGGCACAGATACGGCGTCCACGTTTCTATATGTTCTTCGGGGTTAg